In the genome of Leptospira tipperaryensis, one region contains:
- a CDS encoding ClpXP protease specificity-enhancing factor SspB, which produces MDKGNLKEEILSLRKFKRQLFDLYWDGFGTFFLHALPHPKLVIGKRGLVGDEKESGIVLVFSPKGGVRNLDAGEEWIYAELQFGYNWEEVFIPWDCVLRYFDKTQATLTNMKVFTTETEDLKQSSLTEKTVLTEKKEGDTKDDKSNVIQVDFGSKSKQ; this is translated from the coding sequence ATGGATAAGGGAAATCTGAAAGAAGAAATTCTGAGTCTTAGAAAGTTCAAGCGACAACTCTTTGATCTTTACTGGGACGGGTTCGGCACTTTCTTTCTGCACGCGCTTCCTCATCCCAAACTCGTCATCGGCAAACGAGGATTAGTCGGAGACGAAAAAGAATCCGGGATCGTTCTCGTTTTTAGTCCCAAAGGCGGAGTACGTAATCTCGACGCCGGAGAAGAATGGATCTACGCCGAACTTCAATTCGGATACAACTGGGAAGAAGTGTTTATTCCCTGGGATTGTGTCCTCCGCTATTTTGATAAAACTCAGGCAACGCTTACAAATATGAAAGTCTTTACGACGGAAACTGAAGATCTCAAACAATCTTCCCTGACCGAGAAGACGGTTTTAACAGAGAAAAAAGAGGGTGATACGAAGGACGACAAGTCCAACGTAATTCAAGTGGACTTTGGGAGTAAATCGAAACAATGA
- a CDS encoding polysaccharide biosynthesis protein, which produces MLGQWNRRMWIFPLDLFFMGISFFLAHWIRFESFVFLIPPERFLTSLIIVILVRAGVFILSDIYRSIWAYASIHDLVEIIKVTLLSSLISTTALLFYNRFEQLSRMVPVLDTLLLLSFLCIRSFSWRVFRDQYILKKSKEEGVPTLILGAGKVGATLLSEIRRHNELKLNPVGFLDDNVQKIGAHIQGVPILAKIEQAEQMISQFGVKQVIIAISNPDGKLISRLIRSFENSDVKFKILPSLGSLFFDSPKLNQLREVQVEDLLGRPVVDLEIESIRSYLRGKSILITGAGGSIGSELCRQVAVFEPSRILLLDSAETPLYEIEYELKKKLQSQNIELVPIVADIKNLSRVSSIFERHSPQVVFHSAAYKHVPMMEVNPTEAVMNNILGTKNIADISRLSGVERFVLISTDKAVNPVNIMGASKRAAELYLQHVSRETRTKFITVRFGNVLGSNGSVIPRFREQIANGGPVTVTHPDVIRYFMTIPEATQLVLQAGSMGECGEIFILEMGEPVKILNLAEEMIRLCGLRPHVDIPIQFTGLRPGEKLFEELLLDLEGIKKTHHPKIKIASPLENQEPTTFLARFNELLTAGRTNKDKEIFLAFKALVPEYKIHGDYLSESNVEGPDRNFKNG; this is translated from the coding sequence ATGCTCGGTCAATGGAATCGGAGGATGTGGATTTTCCCTTTGGATCTTTTTTTCATGGGAATTTCTTTCTTTTTAGCGCATTGGATCCGATTTGAATCCTTTGTTTTTTTGATCCCTCCGGAAAGATTTTTAACTTCTCTTATCATCGTGATTCTGGTTCGCGCCGGGGTTTTTATTCTTTCGGATATCTACAGATCGATCTGGGCTTACGCTTCGATTCACGATCTGGTGGAGATCATCAAGGTTACACTTCTCTCTTCCTTGATCTCGACGACCGCGCTTCTTTTTTACAATCGTTTCGAACAACTTTCGAGAATGGTTCCCGTTCTGGACACGTTACTCTTACTCAGTTTTTTGTGTATTCGGAGTTTTTCTTGGAGAGTGTTTCGAGATCAGTACATTCTTAAAAAATCCAAGGAAGAAGGAGTTCCTACTCTGATCCTGGGAGCCGGAAAAGTAGGAGCTACTCTCCTTTCCGAGATCAGAAGACACAACGAACTCAAACTCAATCCGGTCGGCTTTTTGGATGATAACGTCCAAAAGATCGGGGCTCATATTCAAGGGGTTCCGATTCTTGCGAAGATAGAACAAGCCGAACAGATGATCAGCCAATTCGGAGTCAAACAAGTCATCATTGCCATTTCCAATCCGGATGGGAAGTTGATCAGCCGTCTGATTCGTTCTTTTGAGAATTCGGACGTGAAATTCAAAATTCTTCCTTCTTTGGGTTCTTTGTTTTTTGATTCTCCTAAGTTGAATCAACTCCGGGAAGTTCAGGTGGAAGACCTTTTGGGTCGTCCGGTTGTCGATCTCGAAATCGAATCCATTCGTTCTTATCTAAGAGGCAAATCCATTCTTATCACCGGAGCCGGCGGATCGATCGGAAGCGAACTCTGCAGACAAGTCGCGGTGTTCGAACCTTCTCGAATTCTTCTTTTGGATTCCGCAGAAACTCCGTTATACGAAATCGAATACGAACTCAAGAAAAAATTGCAAAGTCAGAACATCGAACTCGTTCCGATCGTAGCTGATATCAAAAATCTTTCTCGTGTGAGTTCCATCTTTGAAAGACATTCTCCCCAAGTTGTTTTTCACTCGGCGGCTTACAAACACGTTCCGATGATGGAAGTCAATCCGACCGAAGCCGTGATGAACAATATCCTCGGTACAAAAAACATCGCGGATATTTCTCGCCTTTCCGGTGTGGAACGTTTTGTTTTGATCTCGACGGACAAGGCGGTCAATCCAGTGAACATCATGGGAGCTTCCAAACGCGCGGCCGAACTCTATCTTCAACACGTTTCTCGCGAGACAAGAACCAAGTTTATCACGGTTCGATTTGGAAACGTGCTCGGATCCAACGGTTCCGTGATTCCAAGATTCAGAGAACAGATCGCAAACGGCGGACCAGTGACCGTAACCCACCCCGATGTGATCCGTTATTTTATGACGATTCCGGAAGCGACCCAACTTGTACTCCAAGCCGGAAGTATGGGAGAATGCGGAGAGATCTTTATCTTAGAAATGGGCGAGCCCGTAAAAATTCTCAACCTCGCGGAAGAGATGATTCGTCTCTGCGGACTCAGACCTCACGTAGATATTCCGATTCAATTCACCGGACTCAGACCGGGAGAAAAATTATTTGAAGAGCTTCTCTTGGATCTCGAAGGGATTAAAAAAACACATCATCCTAAAATCAAGATCGCATCTCCTCTGGAGAATCAAGAACCTACTACCTTCTTAGCCAGATTCAACGAACTTCTCACCGCTGGAAGAACCAATAAGGACAAGGAAATTTTCCTCGCCTTTAAGGCTCTGGTTCCGGAATACAAAATTCATGGCGATTATCTCAGCGAATCGAACGTGGAAGGTCCGGACCGCAACTTTAAGAATGGATAA
- a CDS encoding STAS domain-containing protein encodes MKEIIINLQGDLDFKLGEALFSKLEELSEAPRRILLDASGLNSATLEGASILNRLPERFPESKFALCTVQEGIDLSSEGNTSIPVFQDRESAKSHLTASDGPADKSFSEGSPILVNCPICFHLLKVQSSGNYGCPACGSKFFVNKDFRTSAFERLL; translated from the coding sequence TTGAAAGAAATTATCATCAACCTGCAAGGCGATTTGGACTTTAAGCTGGGAGAAGCTCTATTCTCCAAATTGGAAGAACTTTCCGAGGCTCCGCGACGAATTCTCTTGGACGCTTCCGGTTTGAATTCCGCGACGCTCGAAGGCGCGTCGATTTTAAACCGACTTCCCGAACGTTTTCCGGAATCCAAGTTCGCACTCTGTACGGTGCAGGAAGGAATCGATCTTTCTTCGGAAGGTAACACTTCCATTCCTGTTTTCCAAGACAGGGAATCGGCCAAATCCCATTTAACCGCGTCCGACGGCCCAGCGGACAAAAGTTTTTCGGAAGGATCCCCGATATTAGTCAATTGTCCGATTTGTTTTCATCTTTTGAAAGTGCAAAGTTCGGGGAATTACGGATGTCCGGCCTGTGGCTCTAAATTCTTCGTAAACAAGGATTTTAGAACCTCAGCCTTTGAAAGATTATTATAA
- a CDS encoding CbtB domain-containing protein, whose amino-acid sequence MHTVSTSTRKSHTVLSLDPVLTLSLILISFFVIYIVGLEPMPTLHASFHDIRHATGFPCH is encoded by the coding sequence ATGCATACCGTCTCTACGTCCACGCGGAAGAGCCATACCGTCCTTTCTTTGGATCCGGTTTTGACTCTATCACTGATTCTGATTTCTTTTTTTGTGATCTATATCGTTGGTTTGGAACCAATGCCGACCTTACACGCATCCTTTCACGATATACGACACGCGACCGGATTTCCTTGTCATTAA
- a CDS encoding CbtA family protein produces MKEIFLKRLVLGCKAGLIAGLGYGILLQVLVTPLILKAESFETKSSENSGHVHSHEHGTKEHPRSANPSEESNTFSPKRFVWTWVGAILLGLAFGSLATIGFSLLEFSQLLSPEFLRTRWKSSFTISILGFLIFFGIPSLGLPPQLPGIVGSEEDFGLRQNWWFGAVLGSTTTLIGIFTFFKLLNKSPIAANVLSLLLLILFLFYLFVIPGIPEHSTKSLAPESLRLQFILTSLATNILLWLGIGFLVSHFILNQKTEPETI; encoded by the coding sequence ATGAAAGAAATTTTTCTCAAACGATTGGTCTTAGGATGTAAGGCGGGTTTGATCGCCGGGTTGGGTTACGGGATTTTACTCCAAGTTTTAGTAACTCCTCTGATCCTAAAGGCCGAAAGTTTTGAAACAAAGTCGAGTGAGAATTCGGGCCATGTCCATTCTCACGAACATGGAACCAAAGAACATCCTCGCTCCGCAAATCCATCAGAAGAATCGAATACGTTTTCTCCGAAACGTTTTGTCTGGACCTGGGTAGGCGCGATTCTTCTGGGACTTGCTTTCGGATCCTTAGCGACGATCGGTTTTAGTTTATTAGAATTTTCTCAATTACTTTCTCCGGAGTTTTTGAGAACGCGCTGGAAATCCTCGTTTACCATTTCTATTCTGGGGTTTTTGATTTTTTTTGGAATTCCGTCCTTAGGGCTTCCGCCTCAGTTGCCGGGGATTGTAGGATCGGAAGAAGATTTCGGGTTAAGGCAAAACTGGTGGTTTGGGGCAGTGCTCGGATCCACGACAACTCTGATTGGAATATTCACTTTTTTTAAATTACTTAATAAAAGTCCGATCGCAGCAAATGTCCTTTCTTTGCTTCTGCTCATCCTTTTTCTTTTTTATCTTTTTGTAATACCAGGAATTCCGGAACACTCTACGAAGAGCCTCGCACCCGAGTCGCTTCGTTTGCAATTCATCCTTACGAGCCTGGCAACGAACATTCTGCTTTGGTTGGGCATCGGTTTTTTGGTTTCCCATTTCATCCTAAATCAAAAGACCGAACCGGAAACGATATAG
- a CDS encoding CbiX/SirB N-terminal domain-containing protein, translated as MNSFGILIVGHGSRENASNLEFEEFVEGYRNLHPATTIRTAYIELTTPDFKTTLREFAFTHKKIVILPLFLFASGHVKNDIPLILSDLKEEFPEHRFLPAMPLGIHSNIIKLLSIRANQNKEISEESNRKTGVIVVSRGASDADANSDFYKAVRIFEEANSFLFVKPCFIGITKPLLNEALEMAVKLRPDKILVVPYFLFGGKLIQKISNLVEEHSQKYPWIGIQALPHFGPDPILFTILDERISQAINGKGILPCDNCEYRVQIPGLKNKVGGLNSLLWSLRHLETHTQAAPHEFPHRNLKKHILVCENVDCASKGSISLINRMRLTIKKHGRQNDFRVTKSSCLGRCGEGPAVVVYPDGIWYQKVNDYDAEELVTEHLFNDRLVSRLVDNIMQ; from the coding sequence ATGAACTCCTTCGGAATTCTCATCGTAGGACACGGAAGCAGAGAGAATGCTTCCAACTTGGAATTTGAAGAATTTGTCGAAGGTTATCGAAACTTACATCCGGCTACTACGATCCGAACCGCATACATCGAACTCACAACTCCCGATTTCAAAACGACTCTTCGAGAATTTGCGTTTACTCACAAAAAGATCGTCATTCTTCCTTTATTCTTATTCGCATCGGGTCACGTAAAAAATGATATTCCTTTGATCCTTTCCGATCTCAAGGAAGAATTTCCGGAACACAGGTTTCTCCCCGCGATGCCGCTGGGAATCCATTCCAATATCATAAAACTCTTATCCATTCGAGCGAATCAGAACAAAGAAATTTCGGAAGAATCTAATCGAAAGACCGGGGTTATCGTCGTGAGTCGGGGCGCGAGCGACGCGGACGCAAACAGCGACTTTTACAAGGCCGTTCGCATTTTTGAAGAAGCAAACTCCTTTCTTTTCGTAAAACCTTGTTTTATCGGAATCACCAAACCTTTGTTAAATGAAGCCTTGGAAATGGCGGTGAAACTTCGTCCGGATAAAATCCTGGTAGTTCCGTATTTTCTGTTCGGCGGAAAGCTCATTCAAAAGATTTCCAATCTGGTAGAAGAACATTCCCAAAAATATCCTTGGATAGGAATACAAGCGCTTCCGCATTTCGGACCGGATCCAATCTTATTTACGATTCTCGACGAAAGAATTTCGCAGGCCATTAACGGAAAAGGAATTCTTCCTTGTGATAATTGCGAATACCGAGTTCAAATACCGGGACTCAAAAATAAAGTCGGGGGGCTCAACTCTCTCCTCTGGAGTTTGAGACATCTCGAAACACATACACAAGCGGCTCCTCACGAATTTCCTCATCGTAATCTTAAAAAACATATCCTTGTCTGCGAGAACGTGGACTGCGCGAGCAAAGGAAGCATTTCGCTTATCAATCGAATGCGCTTAACAATTAAAAAACACGGAAGACAAAACGACTTTCGAGTAACTAAAAGTTCCTGTCTGGGAAGATGTGGAGAAGGCCCAGCGGTCGTCGTTTATCCCGATGGAATCTGGTATCAAAAAGTAAACGATTACGACGCCGAGGAATTGGTCACCGAACATCTGTTTAACGACCGACTGGTTTCCAGGCTCGTAGACAATATCATGCAGTAA
- a CDS encoding DUF3209 family protein, which translates to MACHEVAALRLGMMNVIGIKDEATVQHERAEIGEEALKAPGPIRSLAEAKDFESLIQFYEASLTDLEQMISKTKKDDPKMAYYRSLLILTKKVELELKNSIQSFQNLYRDLEEIHDFVHEIYPA; encoded by the coding sequence ATGGCTTGTCACGAAGTAGCGGCTTTAAGATTGGGAATGATGAACGTAATCGGAATCAAGGACGAGGCGACGGTTCAGCACGAACGCGCCGAAATCGGAGAAGAAGCGCTCAAAGCTCCGGGCCCGATCCGATCGCTTGCGGAAGCAAAAGATTTCGAATCCTTGATTCAGTTTTACGAGGCGTCTCTTACGGATCTCGAACAGATGATTTCAAAAACAAAAAAGGACGATCCAAAGATGGCATACTATCGTTCTCTTTTGATCCTTACAAAAAAAGTAGAATTAGAACTGAAAAACTCCATTCAATCCTTTCAAAACCTCTATCGAGATCTCGAAGAAATACACGACTTCGTTCACGAAATTTATCCGGCTTGA
- a CDS encoding FAD-dependent oxidoreductase, whose translation MANPPKKIKIKNILHTSNVCTITFNSLNGPLNFIGGQYIILNSGLKSAEGKEFKRAYSVISSDVNQEEFDITFQVLYEGMVSKHLSRLNVGDELEFSGPWGKFLGNPEWPHPGKTLLVATDTGITAIQSILHSSGWKKRLSDTRVLWLFSEADKFIPISKILESIPNECGVFQTRIIPAINDFERMEKFEQILINTLDFYYIPENAFLAGDGRLLQITKEFLLNRGVLEDRIGVEAFFHSVKETKPVVS comes from the coding sequence ATGGCCAATCCTCCGAAAAAAATAAAGATCAAAAACATTCTTCATACTTCGAACGTATGTACGATCACATTCAATTCTTTGAATGGACCTCTTAATTTTATCGGGGGTCAGTATATCATTCTAAACTCCGGCTTAAAATCGGCGGAAGGAAAAGAATTCAAACGAGCGTATTCCGTCATTTCTTCGGACGTAAACCAGGAAGAATTCGATATCACCTTTCAAGTATTATACGAAGGAATGGTTTCCAAACATCTCTCTCGTCTTAACGTCGGAGACGAACTCGAGTTCTCAGGCCCTTGGGGAAAGTTTTTAGGAAATCCGGAATGGCCGCATCCCGGAAAAACCCTTTTGGTCGCGACGGATACCGGGATCACCGCGATTCAAAGTATTCTTCATTCTTCCGGATGGAAAAAAAGACTTTCGGACACGAGGGTTCTCTGGCTTTTTTCCGAAGCCGACAAATTCATTCCGATTTCAAAAATTTTAGAAAGTATACCCAATGAGTGCGGAGTTTTTCAAACCAGAATCATTCCTGCTATCAACGACTTCGAGCGGATGGAAAAGTTTGAACAAATTCTTATCAATACTTTAGATTTTTATTATATTCCAGAAAATGCATTTTTAGCAGGAGACGGCAGATTATTACAAATCACAAAAGAGTTCCTTTTAAACAGAGGGGTTCTCGAAGATAGAATCGGAGTGGAAGCATTCTTTCACTCAGTTAAAGAAACGAAACCGGTAGTTTCCTAG